A region of Nocardioides alkalitolerans DNA encodes the following proteins:
- a CDS encoding TadE/TadG family type IV pilus assembly protein — protein MVVAALVARLRARHATRDERGAAAVEFALVLPILLLLLFGIIAYGYMLSFRGSMSQAAAEGARAAAVSVDASKRESNARAAVEEALRAYGVSCSDAGMTCTFDPAPTGCATGTSCFQVSLSYDYDGHPLIPLPLVGAVMPDTLSYSASARTS, from the coding sequence ATGGTGGTAGCGGCTCTGGTGGCCCGGCTCCGGGCGCGGCACGCGACGCGGGACGAGCGAGGCGCGGCCGCCGTCGAGTTCGCGCTCGTGCTGCCGATCCTGCTCCTGCTGCTCTTCGGCATCATCGCGTACGGCTACATGCTGAGCTTCCGTGGCTCGATGAGCCAGGCCGCAGCCGAGGGTGCGCGCGCCGCGGCGGTGTCCGTCGACGCGAGCAAGCGCGAGAGCAACGCCCGTGCGGCGGTCGAGGAGGCCCTGCGGGCCTACGGCGTCTCGTGCTCCGACGCGGGCATGACCTGCACGTTCGACCCGGCACCCACGGGGTGCGCCACCGGCACGAGCTGCTTCCAGGTCAGCCTCTCCTACGACTACGACGGCCACCCGCTCATCCCGCTGCCGCTCGTCGGCGCGGTCATGCCCGACACCCTCAGCTACTCCGCCTCGGCGAGGACGAGCTGA
- the rimM gene encoding ribosome maturation factor RimM (Essential for efficient processing of 16S rRNA): MSSSIEVLVGRIGKPHGIRGDVTVDVRTDEPERRFAPGSRLRVTAPRDVTTARTSIGVESARWHQGVLLVRFEDVSSRDEAEALRGLMLHATIEAGETPDDPEEFYDHQLVGLAVHDLEGRVIGEVTQVLHGAAQDLLGVRTPDGRDTLVPFVAALVPTVDLAAGRVVVADRPGLVAPYPEESDGGEPEAGA; the protein is encoded by the coding sequence GTGAGCAGCAGCATCGAGGTCCTCGTGGGTCGCATCGGGAAGCCGCACGGCATCCGGGGGGACGTCACAGTCGACGTGCGCACGGACGAGCCCGAGCGCCGGTTCGCCCCGGGGAGCCGGCTGCGGGTCACCGCTCCGCGCGACGTCACGACCGCGCGCACCAGCATCGGGGTCGAGTCGGCCCGCTGGCACCAGGGGGTGCTCCTCGTGCGGTTCGAGGACGTGTCCTCGCGCGACGAGGCGGAGGCGCTGCGGGGGCTGATGCTCCACGCCACGATCGAGGCGGGGGAGACCCCGGACGACCCCGAGGAGTTCTACGACCACCAGCTGGTCGGGCTGGCGGTCCACGACCTCGAGGGCCGGGTGATCGGCGAGGTCACCCAGGTGCTGCACGGCGCGGCGCAGGACCTGCTCGGGGTGCGCACCCCCGACGGCCGCGACACGCTCGTCCCCTTCGTCGCTGCGCTCGTGCCGACCGTGGACCTGGCCGCGGGCCGCGTGGTGGTCGCCGACCGGCCGGGGCTGGTCGCGCCGTACCCCGAGGAGAGCGACGGCGGCGAGCCCGAGGCCGGGGCCTGA
- a CDS encoding ammonium transporter has translation MTTELAWTLVCTALVLFMTPGLAFFYGGLVKAKSVVSMMMLSFGAMGIVWILWVLIGAGGIGAISDGGITKFFGNPFQDVGLLDATKATDATLASAAFGGTFAVITVALISGAIADRARFWPWMIFSGVFAALVYFPVQAWVFNPDNGWIYNFGSTGTLDWAGGTAVHQNAGAAALALALVLGRRKAGFTKEEAVPHNVPLVLIGAAILWFGWFGFNAGVFGADEGQTSLIILNTIVAPAAAMIGFIIIEQVRDGKSTAVGAASGIVAGLVAITPACAHITPVWAMVLGLVAGVVCAFAIDLKYKLGFDDSLDVVGLHLVAGFIGCVWLGFFAFDPGTGIVYGGNADQLIAQVVSSVAVLAYSFVMAYVIGMVIEKTIGFRVKEEDEVAGVDLQHGEAYAFD, from the coding sequence ATGACCACCGAACTCGCGTGGACCCTGGTCTGTACGGCCCTGGTCCTCTTCATGACGCCGGGCCTGGCGTTCTTCTACGGCGGCTTGGTGAAGGCCAAGAGCGTCGTGTCGATGATGATGCTCAGCTTCGGCGCCATGGGCATCGTCTGGATCCTGTGGGTGCTGATCGGGGCCGGCGGCATCGGCGCGATCTCCGATGGCGGCATCACCAAGTTCTTCGGCAACCCTTTCCAGGACGTCGGCCTCCTCGACGCCACCAAGGCCACCGACGCGACGCTGGCCTCGGCCGCGTTCGGGGGAACCTTCGCGGTCATCACCGTCGCTCTGATCTCCGGCGCGATCGCGGACCGCGCACGCTTCTGGCCCTGGATGATCTTCTCCGGCGTCTTTGCCGCGCTCGTCTACTTCCCGGTGCAGGCCTGGGTGTTCAACCCGGACAACGGCTGGATCTACAACTTCGGCTCCACCGGCACGCTCGACTGGGCCGGCGGCACCGCTGTCCACCAGAACGCGGGCGCCGCTGCGCTCGCCCTGGCGCTCGTGCTCGGACGACGCAAGGCTGGGTTCACCAAGGAGGAGGCGGTCCCGCACAACGTGCCACTGGTGCTCATCGGTGCGGCCATCCTGTGGTTCGGCTGGTTCGGCTTCAACGCCGGCGTCTTCGGTGCCGACGAGGGCCAGACGAGCCTCATCATCCTCAACACGATCGTGGCCCCCGCGGCGGCGATGATCGGTTTCATCATCATCGAGCAGGTCCGTGACGGTAAGTCCACCGCCGTCGGCGCCGCCTCCGGCATCGTGGCGGGCCTCGTCGCGATCACACCTGCCTGTGCTCACATCACCCCGGTCTGGGCGATGGTTCTCGGCCTCGTCGCCGGTGTGGTCTGCGCCTTCGCGATCGACCTCAAGTACAAGCTGGGCTTCGACGACTCCCTCGACGTGGTCGGCCTGCACCTGGTCGCCGGCTTCATCGGCTGTGTCTGGCTCGGCTTCTTCGCCTTCGACCCGGGCACCGGCATCGTCTACGGCGGCAACGCCGACCAGCTGATCGCCCAGGTCGTCTCCTCGGTCGCGGTGCTTGCCTACTCCTTCGTCATGGCCTACGTCATCGGCATGGTCATCGAGAAGACCATCGGCTTCCGCGTCAAGGAGGAGGACGAGGTCGCCGGTGTCGACCTGCAGCACGGCGAGGCCTACGCCTTCGACTGA
- the rplS gene encoding 50S ribosomal protein L19 produces the protein MSNNVITELAAASKRSDIPAFRAGDTVKVHVKVVEGNRSRVQIFQGVVIRVQGSGIGRTFTVRKVSFGVGVERTFPLHSPIFETIEVVTRGDVRRAKLYYLRNLRGKAAKIKERRDS, from the coding sequence ATGAGCAACAACGTCATCACCGAGCTCGCCGCGGCGAGCAAGCGCAGCGACATCCCGGCCTTCCGCGCCGGCGACACCGTCAAGGTGCACGTGAAGGTCGTCGAGGGCAACCGCTCCCGCGTCCAGATCTTCCAGGGCGTCGTCATCCGCGTGCAGGGCTCGGGCATCGGCCGCACCTTCACCGTCCGCAAGGTCTCCTTCGGTGTCGGCGTCGAGCGCACCTTCCCGCTGCACTCGCCCATCTTCGAGACGATCGAGGTCGTCACCCGCGGTGACGTGCGTCGCGCGAAGCTGTACTACCTGCGCAACCTCCGCGGCAAGGCCGCCAAGATCAAGGAGCGTCGCGACAGCTGA
- the trmD gene encoding tRNA (guanosine(37)-N1)-methyltransferase TrmD, protein MRVDVVTIFPEYLRALDLSLPGKAQRSGLLDLRVHDLRDHAHDRHRTVDDTPYGGGAGMVMKPEPWGEALDALDIGGATLVVPTPSGEVFRQATARELSTRERLVFACGRYEGIDARVVEHAAEAGAEVREVSIGDYVLNGGEVAVLAIVEAVVRLLPGFMGNPESLVEESHEDGLLEYPVYTKPASWRGHDVPPVLLSGDHGAVARWRREESRRRTAERRPDLLGGRDGA, encoded by the coding sequence GTGCGCGTCGACGTCGTCACGATCTTCCCCGAGTACCTCCGGGCGCTCGACCTCTCCCTCCCCGGGAAGGCGCAGCGCTCCGGGCTGCTCGACCTGCGGGTGCACGACCTGCGGGACCACGCCCACGACCGGCACCGCACCGTGGACGACACGCCGTACGGCGGGGGAGCCGGCATGGTCATGAAGCCGGAGCCCTGGGGTGAGGCGCTGGACGCCCTCGACATCGGGGGCGCGACGCTCGTCGTACCGACGCCGTCGGGCGAGGTCTTCCGCCAGGCGACGGCGCGCGAGCTGAGCACCCGGGAGCGGCTGGTGTTCGCGTGCGGACGCTACGAGGGGATCGACGCCCGCGTGGTGGAGCACGCCGCGGAGGCGGGCGCCGAGGTGCGCGAGGTGTCGATCGGCGACTACGTGCTCAACGGCGGCGAGGTGGCCGTGCTGGCGATCGTCGAGGCGGTGGTGCGGCTGCTGCCCGGGTTCATGGGCAACCCGGAGTCGCTCGTGGAGGAGTCGCACGAGGACGGCCTGCTCGAGTACCCCGTCTACACGAAGCCGGCCTCGTGGCGCGGGCACGACGTGCCGCCGGTGCTGCTCAGCGGCGACCACGGCGCGGTCGCGCGCTGGCGCCGCGAGGAGTCGCGGCGCCGCACGGCCGAGCGCCGGCCGGACCTGCTCGGCGGTCGCGACGGAGCCTGA
- a CDS encoding ribonuclease HII gives MTTRPRGVTIRRDAGLYGYERALRRHGLGPVAGVDEAGRGACAGPLVAAAAILPEGRAGVVPGLADSKLLTARARERAYDEVVRRALAWSVVVIEPGDCDRLGMHVANVEALRRAVARLGLAPSYVLSDGFPVDGLRAPSLAVWKGDRVAGCVAAASVIAKVTRDRIMTGYHDEHPDYRFDVHKGYITPLHEELLTAHGPSAIHRWCFVNVRRAAAARSLESPPAPPA, from the coding sequence GTGACCACGCGTCCCCGCGGCGTCACGATCCGCCGGGACGCCGGGCTCTACGGCTACGAGCGCGCCCTCCGACGCCACGGCCTCGGCCCGGTGGCGGGTGTCGACGAGGCCGGGCGCGGTGCGTGCGCCGGGCCGCTCGTCGCGGCCGCCGCCATCCTCCCCGAGGGCCGGGCCGGCGTCGTACCGGGCCTGGCGGACTCCAAGCTCCTCACCGCCCGGGCCCGCGAGCGCGCGTACGACGAGGTCGTGCGTCGCGCGCTCGCATGGAGCGTCGTCGTGATCGAGCCCGGGGACTGCGACCGGTTGGGGATGCACGTCGCCAACGTCGAGGCGCTGCGACGGGCGGTGGCGCGCCTGGGCCTCGCCCCGTCGTACGTGCTGAGCGACGGGTTCCCCGTCGACGGGCTGCGTGCCCCGAGCCTCGCGGTGTGGAAGGGCGACCGGGTGGCGGGCTGCGTCGCCGCGGCGTCCGTGATCGCCAAGGTCACGCGCGACCGGATCATGACGGGCTACCACGACGAGCACCCCGACTACCGGTTCGACGTCCACAAGGGCTACATCACGCCGCTGCACGAGGAGCTGTTGACGGCTCACGGGCCCTCGGCCATCCACCGGTGGTGCTTCGTCAACGTGCGGCGCGCGGCCGCCGCCCGCTCGCTAGAGTCGCCCCCGGCGCCACCCGCGTGA
- a CDS encoding YraN family protein, which yields MTRRRLALGAHGEELAARHLVAGGMVLLDRNWHCEAGELDLVLRDGDVLVVCEVKTRTSVAYGSPFEAVTPAKLARLRRLGARWVTERRLRVEHVRIDMVGVLCPRTGPPEVEHVAGIG from the coding sequence GTGACCCGTCGCCGCCTTGCCCTCGGTGCCCACGGCGAGGAGCTCGCCGCGCGCCACCTCGTCGCCGGCGGCATGGTGCTGCTCGACCGCAACTGGCACTGCGAGGCCGGCGAGCTCGACCTGGTGCTGCGGGACGGCGACGTCCTCGTCGTGTGCGAGGTGAAGACGCGGACCTCGGTCGCCTACGGGTCGCCGTTCGAGGCGGTGACGCCCGCCAAGCTCGCGCGCCTCCGTCGGCTGGGTGCCCGGTGGGTCACCGAGCGCCGGCTGCGGGTCGAGCACGTGCGCATCGACATGGTCGGCGTGCTGTGCCCGCGCACGGGACCGCCCGAGGTCGAGCACGTCGCCGGCATCGGGTAG
- a CDS encoding DUF2469 domain-containing protein, translated as MSTEDLEKYEAEMELKLYREYRDVVKIFKFVVETDRRFYLCNKVDVRSKSEHGEVFFDVTMSDAWVWDMYRPARFARNVRVLTFKDVNVEELAPDDFEPPKS; from the coding sequence ATGAGCACCGAAGACCTCGAGAAGTACGAGGCCGAGATGGAGCTCAAGCTCTACCGCGAGTACCGCGACGTGGTGAAGATCTTCAAGTTCGTGGTGGAGACCGACCGCCGGTTCTACCTCTGCAACAAGGTGGACGTGCGCTCGAAGTCGGAGCACGGCGAGGTGTTCTTCGACGTCACGATGTCGGACGCCTGGGTGTGGGACATGTACCGGCCGGCGCGCTTCGCCCGCAACGTGCGCGTGCTGACGTTCAAGGACGTCAACGTGGAGGAGCTCGCGCCCGACGACTTCGAGCCGCCGAAGAGCTGA
- a CDS encoding pilus assembly protein TadG-related protein: MLRRLLVGPSGRTSRDERGAVALFVAASLAVLLIITAFAVDLGMQRVARRDAQAIADLVSLDMARELDGRAKSAYSTAALDRAFEASIDRNDDGLGAEPDDYSYELGRLGATGSFESIGGSVTATAVKVTAVGSVGYLFTGGRGGVTRSAVSTSDQSACIRVGSFLASLDTAQSALLNPLLSALFGSAVNLSAVSYQGLAGANVSLLDLVDVPGLGVGTVDELLELPAVRVADLFVASATVLDRQGKGVQATVLRALAAAVPTPTISVAELLGVRGTPQAALAASLNVLDLITGAAYLVNDGRTVNVPNLGIGLPGAVVTSTKLTIVEPTQGACLGVNDSAETAQVRLDLTARVGARTISALGSSVSMEATDLSLSIDLGKAVATLLGVQCNPTGPDLVRVRVKSALVGAISLTASTRLRASIGVPLGDALITPILNLLGLGSLLRPPTLELDAPVSIAGHATAGGFDKTLDLRLPGSYEVPQGSGSGVLLTVPSVSVTSATTLDLRYWDPGLLGIGAQYRTQRVLDTAPLFSSVVNPVLSSLTGSVLAPLVTTLQNALVLPLAELLGVQLGGADVFAVREPTCRAPRLRQ; this comes from the coding sequence ATGCTGCGGCGCCTGCTGGTCGGCCCGTCGGGGCGTACGTCGCGGGACGAACGCGGTGCGGTCGCCCTGTTCGTCGCGGCGAGCCTGGCGGTGCTCCTCATCATCACCGCCTTCGCCGTCGACCTCGGGATGCAGCGCGTCGCCCGGCGTGACGCGCAGGCCATCGCCGACCTGGTGTCCCTCGACATGGCCCGGGAGCTCGACGGGCGGGCCAAGAGCGCGTACTCGACCGCTGCGCTCGACCGCGCCTTCGAGGCGAGCATCGACCGCAACGACGACGGGCTCGGCGCGGAGCCGGACGACTACTCCTACGAGCTGGGCCGGCTGGGTGCCACGGGCTCGTTCGAGTCGATCGGCGGGAGCGTGACGGCGACGGCGGTGAAGGTGACGGCGGTCGGCTCGGTGGGCTACCTGTTCACCGGCGGTCGGGGCGGCGTGACGCGCAGCGCGGTCTCGACGTCCGACCAGTCGGCGTGCATCCGCGTCGGTTCGTTCCTCGCCTCGTTGGACACGGCGCAGAGCGCCCTGTTGAACCCCCTCCTCAGCGCGCTGTTCGGCAGCGCCGTCAACCTCAGCGCGGTCTCCTACCAGGGGCTGGCCGGGGCCAACGTGTCGTTGCTCGACCTCGTGGACGTCCCGGGTCTCGGGGTCGGCACCGTCGACGAGCTGCTCGAGCTGCCCGCGGTGCGGGTCGCCGACCTGTTCGTCGCCTCCGCCACGGTGCTGGACCGTCAGGGCAAGGGGGTCCAGGCAACTGTCCTGCGGGCCCTCGCCGCGGCGGTGCCGACGCCGACGATCTCGGTGGCGGAGCTGCTCGGCGTGCGGGGCACGCCGCAGGCCGCGCTGGCTGCCAGCCTCAATGTGCTCGACCTGATCACGGGCGCGGCGTACCTGGTCAACGACGGGCGCACTGTGAACGTGCCCAACCTCGGCATCGGGCTGCCGGGTGCGGTGGTCACGTCGACCAAGCTGACGATCGTCGAGCCGACACAGGGCGCATGCCTCGGTGTCAACGACTCCGCGGAGACCGCCCAGGTGCGGCTCGACCTCACGGCGCGGGTGGGGGCTCGCACGATCAGTGCCCTGGGATCCAGCGTGAGCATGGAGGCGACGGACCTCAGTCTGTCGATCGACCTGGGGAAGGCAGTGGCGACGCTGCTCGGTGTGCAGTGCAACCCGACCGGGCCGGACCTCGTGCGGGTGCGGGTGAAGTCGGCACTCGTCGGAGCCATCAGTCTCACTGCATCCACCCGGTTGCGGGCGTCGATCGGGGTGCCGCTGGGCGACGCGCTCATCACACCGATCCTGAACCTGCTGGGGCTCGGCAGCCTGCTGCGGCCGCCGACGCTCGAGCTCGACGCCCCGGTGTCGATCGCCGGTCACGCGACGGCCGGCGGGTTCGACAAGACCCTCGACCTGCGGCTCCCGGGCAGCTACGAGGTGCCGCAGGGATCGGGCTCGGGTGTGCTGCTCACGGTGCCGTCGGTCTCGGTCACGTCGGCGACCACCCTCGACCTGCGGTACTGGGACCCCGGCTTGCTCGGCATCGGGGCGCAGTACCGCACGCAACGCGTGCTCGACACGGCGCCGTTGTTCAGCTCGGTCGTCAATCCCGTCCTCTCGTCGCTGACCGGATCCGTGCTGGCGCCCCTCGTGACAACGCTCCAGAACGCTCTCGTGCTGCCGTTGGCCGAGCTCCTCGGCGTACAGCTGGGCGGAGCCGATGTCTTCGCGGTCCGGGAACCGACCTGCCGGGCTCCTCGTCTGCGGCAGTGA
- the lepB gene encoding signal peptidase I, with the protein MTSDDRVSPHPHDEDGDPRSSSFSGTEGERPTPSTAADEPAETASAGRAKRSRRKRKQLPLWQETVLLLAVALALAFVIKAFFLQAFYIPSESMVPGLQVNDRILVEKPSYWGDNGPERGDVVVFEDPGGWLGPTAAEGPSNPIAQVMSKVGLYPTGGHLVKRVIGLEGDVISCCDEQGRILVNGQPLDEPYLADGLQCNGPEVNGCTADWETVEVPEGQMFVMGDNRAQSEDSAARICDPAVNTACTTGREFVDTDLVVGKVFAVVWPRSSWDWLERPATFADVPDPR; encoded by the coding sequence GTGACGTCCGACGACCGCGTGTCCCCCCACCCTCACGACGAGGACGGGGACCCGCGGTCGTCGTCGTTCTCCGGCACGGAGGGGGAGCGCCCGACGCCCTCGACGGCGGCGGACGAGCCGGCGGAGACCGCGTCCGCCGGTCGCGCGAAGCGGTCGCGCCGCAAGCGCAAGCAGCTGCCGCTCTGGCAGGAGACGGTCCTGCTCCTCGCGGTCGCCCTGGCGCTGGCCTTCGTCATCAAGGCCTTCTTCCTCCAGGCGTTCTACATCCCGTCGGAGTCGATGGTGCCGGGCCTCCAGGTCAACGACCGGATCCTGGTGGAGAAGCCCTCCTACTGGGGCGACAACGGGCCTGAGCGCGGCGACGTCGTGGTGTTCGAGGATCCGGGCGGCTGGCTGGGGCCGACCGCGGCGGAGGGCCCGAGCAACCCGATCGCGCAGGTGATGTCGAAGGTCGGTCTCTACCCGACGGGCGGCCACCTGGTGAAGCGCGTCATCGGCCTCGAGGGCGACGTCATCTCCTGCTGCGACGAGCAGGGCCGGATCCTGGTCAACGGCCAGCCGCTCGACGAGCCCTACCTGGCCGACGGCCTGCAGTGCAACGGTCCCGAGGTGAACGGCTGCACCGCCGACTGGGAGACGGTCGAGGTGCCCGAGGGCCAGATGTTCGTCATGGGCGACAACCGCGCCCAGTCGGAGGACTCCGCGGCCCGCATCTGCGATCCCGCCGTGAACACGGCGTGCACGACCGGGCGCGAGTTCGTCGACACCGACCTCGTCGTCGGCAAGGTCTTCGCGGTCGTGTGGCCGCGGTCGAGCTGGGACTGGCTGGAGCGCCCGGCGACGTTCGCCGACGTCCCCGACCCCCGGTGA